The nucleotide sequence GAATCAATCCCGGCATCACTTGTGGTAGTTTATACTCATCGGTTCTGCCTATATCGTAATCACTGAGTAATTTCTTAGCTTCCTTTTTGGCATTTGCATAAATATCAACCCCACCAAAAATATCTTCAGCAGCATTGTAATTCACTTCGCTGATTGAATCAGGTTTAGTATGTCCCGTGGCTTCATAGTCAAGCTCCTTCCCCTGTTTAGTGTCCCCAATGATACCAATAACAAACAATCGACCATTTTTCAAGTATGGTTTCACATCTTCCATGGGATAATATGTTTCACTACAAACATCAAGAATCTCTCCACCAAATTTTGCCTTGTAATTCATCTTGTCACAATCTTCAACATAATATCCCAAATAATACCAATCATAACCTAAGGCTTGACACATTTGAAGCTCATTAATACCCAGGATTGTACCTAATGATAAATGAGCATAATCTGGATCccaaataaaataaattgatgaaacCCCACTAGGTAAAAAATCCAACACTGATATTGCAATGAGTTTGTCGTGAAGATAATAACATGCATGTGTAGGGCCAATTCGTTTCTCTTTAGCATTGTTTGACCAGTTTGTAATATCTAGACTTTCCCATTGGTCGTCAGTACCTCGTTTTTCCTCACTAGTGAATGGCGAGTCGCATAGGAACCTCGTAAATGATTTCTCAGTTATATCATCAGGATCATCATTGTGTACAGCAACTTGATACTTCTTATATAGTTCGTACTTCTCTTTTGTGAACTTCGATGGTCCatagttgattttgaaactggTAGATTTGACTTGTGCTTCCACCATTCGATCTAAACTGAATGAATTTTTAACTACGGGACCCAATTGAGACTCATCAGGACAAATTTCCTTaataaatttgttgatagcCTTGCGTTGCTTCtttgttggtttgaaaTATGACATACTGGTACGAATCGTATACAACCGACAACAAGTTCTTAGTAAATCACTTTTGTACAAAAAACTTCCCGACCTTCTGAACCCCTGGttcatcaattcatcataGTTT is from Candida orthopsilosis Co 90-125, chromosome 1 draft sequence and encodes:
- a CDS encoding Ate1 protein (S. cerevisiae homolog ATE1 has activity and has role in protein arginylation), which codes for MIFSAPLYIKERHCGYCNDTKQDYYALESQAKTSTGIQRGGVGRDKQSIMVGSSITSMTCQNYDELMNQGFRRSGSFLYKSDLLRTCCRLYTIRTSMSYFKPTKKQRKAINKFIKEICPDESQLGPVVKNSFSLDRMVEAQVKSTSFKINYGPSKFTKEKYELYKKYQVAVHNDDPDDITEKSFTRFLCDSPFTSEEKRGTDDQWESLDITNWSNNAKEKRIGPTHACYYLHDKLIAISVLDFLPSGVSSIYFIWDPDYAHLSLGTISGINELQMCQALGYDWYYLGYYVEDCDKMNYKAKFGGEILDVCSETYYPMEDVKPYLKNGRLFVIGIIGDTKQGKELDYEATGHTKPDSISEVNYNAAEDIFGGVDIYANAKKEAKKLLSDYDIGRTDEYKLPQVMPGLIPLSKIQQWLDEDIIDDDTSIKIDMFGGVHKFQFGNLNHEGRGFYVDCVRLFGLKKMKNSTMILQ